TTGGATTTCCAGGTTTTTGTTCAGACACTAGTTAACAGATTTTTGGTGATACGACAAGATCAATATGTCGCCGAGGCGAACCGGAGGGTCGCTTTTACAGACACGTAAGGCAAAAAATGCCGGCAGGAGAGGTTTTCGAGGCAGCACGCCGGGAAAAACATCTTCTTATGACATCCGCGGGTCGGTGTTATCTAACTCTGACGATCGGAGAGCCGCACAACCTTTAACCAGTATTGCTCCAAGCTCGTCATCACCTCAACCAGACTGTCGAATTCAGCAGGTTTGGTAATATACGAGTTTGCGCCGAGTTCATAGCAGGAAGCGATATCGCTCTCGTCGCAGGACGTGGTGAATACCACGACCGGAATTCGACGGAAATCAGGATCTTCCTTCATCTCCCTGAGCACCTCTCGTCCATCCTTTCGGGGCATATTGAGGTCCAGGAGGATAAGACACGGCCAGGGGGTTTTTTCGAGATTTGCGAATTTTCCGCGGCGGTAAAGATAGTCCATCAATTCCTGGCCATCCGGCACCATTTGAAAATCCTTTTGCAAACCGCTCTGTTTAAAGGCATGCCTGGCAAGAAAAAAATCGTCGGGATCGTCATCAACCATTAACACCGGGCTGTTTTCGCAAAGTTCCATCGGACGTTCACCCCTTTCTTAACTGCCCGGTCCACCATCATTGTGAACCGGGTGTTTGTTGGTCAGTGGATGGTAGGGTTCACGATGTCCTGCCCGCCATCATTTTTCAGGAGTGAGATGATGAGTTCAAAGGTAAATGGGTCAACGTTTGCCTTGTGCCAGCCCAGCCGTTCTAATTTTTGGTTCACCTTATCGGCTGTAAATTCCCCGCGGTCCTTAACAACAATGTGCACCACATCTT
The sequence above is drawn from the Deltaproteobacteria bacterium genome and encodes:
- a CDS encoding response regulator, with translation MVDDDPDDFFLARHAFKQSGLQKDFQMVPDGQELMDYLYRRGKFANLEKTPWPCLILLDLNMPRKDGREVLREMKEDPDFRRIPVVVFTTSCDESDIASCYELGANSYITKPAEFDSLVEVMTSLEQYWLKVVRLSDRQS